The following proteins come from a genomic window of Montipora foliosa isolate CH-2021 chromosome 2, ASM3666993v2, whole genome shotgun sequence:
- the LOC137988866 gene encoding probable protein disulfide-isomerase ER-60, whose translation MKVFIALIAVLSATAVGALQNDSQVVRELTDGTFESYLTVSNLAIVDFFAPWCPHCQSFAPTFEKIAAQAQGKKLNVFFAKVDCAGKGKKVCSKLNIKFLPTIKMFSDGNSLGDYNGSRKPGAIMEFLEKAVHSPNDVKMLMSDDMGSKIPSDVSPWHANEKIHR comes from the exons atgaaagttttcattgCTTTGATCGCTGTTTTATCAGCAACTGCGGTTGGCGCTTTGCAAAATGACTCACAGGTGGTTCGAGAACTTACTGATGGAACATTTGAAAGTTATCTAACAGTATCCAACCTCGCCATTGTGGATTTCTTCGCTCCTTG GTGCCCTCACTGTCAAAGCTTCGCTCCAACCTTCGAAAAAATTGCCGCACAAGCACAGGGCAAAAAGTTGAACGTGTTCTTTGCCAAG GTTGATTGTGCTGGAAAGGGAAAGAAAGTCTGCAGCAAATTGAACATCAAATTTCTTCCGACGATAAAGATGTTCAGCGATGGGAACTCACTCGGAGATTACAATGGCAGCCGAAAACCAG GTGCCATAATGGAGTTTCTTGAGAAGGCAGTCCACTCACCAAATGATGTTAAAATGTTGATGTCTGATGATATGGGCAGCAAGATTCCATCAGATGTTTCGCCTTGGCACGCAAATGAGAAAATCCACCGGTGA
- the LOC137992184 gene encoding NADH dehydrogenase [ubiquinone] 1 alpha subcomplex subunit 13-like, with amino-acid sequence MASSLVKQDLPPKGGYPPIEYARNLPKRGPSGVMMFIGGAAVMALGFYHVIMGNRRRCELMTEKMNARIGILPLLQAEHDRRCLRALKENEEMEALIMKDVPGWTVGESVYHTEKWITPMPAQVEKL; translated from the exons ATGGCGTCGTCCTTGGTGAAACAAGATCTTCCTCCAAAAGGCGGTTATCCTCCGATAGAATACGCAAGAAACTTGCCTAAAAGAGGCCCATCCGGTGTGATGATGTTCATTGGTGGTGCTGCTGTAATGGCTTTGGGATTTTACCATGTTATCATGGGAAACAGAAGACGCTG TGAGCtgatgacagagaaaatgaatGCAAGGATAGGAATTCTTCCTCTTTTGCAAGCAGAACACGACAGAAG ATGTTTGAGAGcactgaaagaaaatgaagaaatggAGGCATTGATCATGAAAGATGTTCCAGGGTGGACTGTTGGAGAGAGCGTGTATCATACAGAAAAGTGGATCACACCCATGCCAGCACAGGTTGAAAAGCTCTGA